A genome region from Gemmatimonadota bacterium includes the following:
- a CDS encoding sulfatase-like hydrolase/transferase produces MAKKPNILFIFSDQHRHDVLGCAGHPLVQTPNLDRLTDWGMRFERAWTQCPVCMPCRATMITGRYTHELGFTSNVTADRGDTVDDSPFKPAWPTIMKQLQGGGYETASIGKTHYHGRPGSQEAGARGERFDTRQFGDFVKDFGWDYVMEEYDRYGHVQSHVKSPYMDFLEARGLLEAHQEQIQGIYRLTPTHWRGETSVLPQECELSSFIADHAMDWLQSRDSEKPFYLHLGFVQPHVPLMDDPIWAAYYADADIELPDMTMPSATNEVWAEKVKRLKGHSQVQTMTDDFVREGIRHYLGAVSLVDQKIGEVIDTLDKLGELDNTWIIYSADHGEMLGEHHLWAKHCFYEGSVQVPLIVSPPDRKSRGVCSDLTQLIDVVSTIAEIGQVAPPEGARGQSLLPMLERGSGGYDYVFSTIEDWTGVRNEDYRFTLHVPTETPCELYDLARDPGELNNCVEDPAYGEIVDQLKAVVLDHRAG; encoded by the coding sequence ATGGCAAAGAAGCCCAATATTCTGTTCATTTTTAGCGACCAACATCGCCACGATGTGCTCGGCTGTGCCGGACATCCGCTGGTTCAGACGCCGAATCTGGATCGACTAACGGATTGGGGCATGCGTTTTGAGCGGGCGTGGACGCAGTGTCCGGTTTGTATGCCGTGCAGGGCTACGATGATTACGGGGCGATATACGCATGAGTTGGGGTTTACGTCTAATGTTACGGCTGATCGAGGGGATACGGTTGATGATAGTCCTTTTAAGCCCGCATGGCCGACGATTATGAAGCAGTTGCAGGGCGGGGGGTATGAGACGGCGTCAATTGGCAAGACGCACTATCACGGGCGGCCCGGCTCTCAGGAGGCGGGAGCGCGCGGAGAGCGTTTCGATACGCGGCAGTTTGGGGATTTTGTGAAGGATTTTGGGTGGGATTATGTAATGGAGGAATACGACCGGTATGGACACGTTCAGAGCCATGTGAAAAGTCCGTATATGGATTTTCTCGAGGCGCGGGGTCTCCTGGAGGCGCATCAGGAACAGATCCAGGGGATTTACAGGCTTACGCCCACGCACTGGCGGGGCGAGACGAGTGTGTTGCCGCAAGAATGCGAGTTGTCCAGTTTTATTGCCGATCACGCGATGGATTGGTTGCAGTCGCGCGATTCTGAGAAGCCGTTTTATCTCCATCTGGGTTTTGTGCAGCCGCATGTTCCGCTGATGGATGATCCGATTTGGGCGGCTTATTATGCAGATGCGGATATCGAATTGCCGGATATGACGATGCCGAGTGCCACGAATGAGGTTTGGGCAGAAAAGGTCAAACGGCTCAAGGGGCATTCTCAGGTTCAGACTATGACGGATGATTTTGTGCGCGAAGGCATCAGGCATTATCTGGGTGCTGTTTCTCTGGTCGATCAGAAGATTGGCGAGGTGATTGATACGCTGGATAAGTTGGGGGAACTGGACAATACGTGGATTATTTACAGCGCAGACCACGGCGAGATGCTCGGCGAACACCATTTGTGGGCAAAGCACTGTTTTTACGAGGGTTCGGTTCAGGTTCCGCTGATTGTCAGTCCGCCGGATCGCAAGAGCAGAGGGGTTTGTAGCGATCTCACGCAGTTGATTGATGTGGTTTCGACAATTGCAGAGATTGGGCAGGTGGCACCGCCCGAAGGTGCCCGCGGGCAATCACTATTGCCGATGTTGGAACGCGGTTCTGGGGGGTATGATTACGTGTTTTCGACGATTGAGGATTGGACCGGGGTGCGGAATGAGGACTATCGCTTTACGTTGCATGTTCCAACGGAGACGCCCTGTGAGTTGTACGATCTGGCAAGAGATCCGGGCGAGTTGAATAATTGTGTGGAAGATCCCGCCTATGGGGAGATTGTGGATCAGCTCAAAGCGGTCGTTTTGGACCATCGCGCGGGTTGA